One region of Trichoderma breve strain T069 chromosome 7 map unlocalized scaffold00007, whole genome shotgun sequence genomic DNA includes:
- a CDS encoding aminotransferase class I and II domain-containing protein, whose product MASSPKGLKPAERVAIQQQDVWSIINEAAAESLIQPIANMGQGFFDYNPPDFAINAAKDALDRVDCNQYAPTKGRSSLRKSIAREYSLSLHRELDPDTEVTVTTGANEGILCALMAFISPGDEVILFEPFFDQYISNIEMAGGVIRYVPLSAPQENTLRTSSAEWTVDFKKLNDSFNESTKMIIINSPHNPVGKIFSRPELETIASLCIKHDVLILSDEVYDRLCYVPFTRTATLSEDIFSHTLTVGSAGKAFQATGWRIGYLVGPDHLIKYVAAAHTRICYSSVSPLQEAVAVAFDKANQVGFWDYSQREMKRKLDMFIQVFDELKIPYSYPEGGYFVLANMASIKLPEDYPFPLHISSRPRDFKIAYFLIRELGVAAIPVSEFYKEQSTVAATNYLRFAVCKTDEVLEQAKAKLQQVKKYIV is encoded by the exons ATGGCCTCCAGTCCCAAAGGTTTGAAGCCTGCGGAACGGGTTgcgatccagcagcaggatgTGTG GTCCATTATAAATGAGGCGGCCGCCGAATCTCTTATCCAACCTATTGCAAATATGGGCCAAGGCTTTTT TGATTACAATCCTCCCGACTTTGCAATCAATGCCGCAAAGGACGCGCTAGACAGGGTGGACTGCAACCAATATGCACCCACAAAG GGCCGCTCTAGTCTGAGAAAATCCATCGCCCGGGAATACTCGCTGTCCCTCCATCGTGAATTAGACCCAGATACAGAGGTTACTGTAACAACGGGGGCAAACGAGG GAATACTGTGCGCACTAATGGCCTTTATCTCCCCAGGAGACGAAGTCATTCTTTTTGAGCCGTTTTTTGATCA ATATATTAGCAACATTGAGATGGCTGGCGGTGTTATTCGCTATGTTCCCCTCAGCGCTCCACAAGAGAATACTCTCAGAACCTCCTCGGCAGAGTGGACGGTCGATTTTAAGAAATTGAATGATAGTTTCAATGAAAGTACCAAAATGATT ATTATAAATTCACC GCACAATCCCGTTGGAAAAATCTTCTCACGCCCAGAATTAGAAACTATTGCATCTCTCTGTATAAAGCACGATGTTCTTATCCTTTCGGATGAAGTCTATGACCGACTATGCTACGTTCCGTTCACGAGAACGGCTACTCTGTCCGAAGATATTTTTTCTCACACGCTCACTGTTGGATCAGCAGGCAAAGCATTCCAAGCCACTGGTTGGAGAATTGGGTACCTGGTTGGACCTGATCACCTGATAAAGTATGTTGCCGCTGCTCATACTCGCATCTGCTACAGTAGCGTGTCTCCATTGCAAGAAGCAGTTGCTGTCGCGTTCGACAAAGCAAACCAGGTAGGATTCTGGGACTATAGTCAAAGAGAAATGAAGCGAAAACTGGATATGTTCATTCAGGTGTTTGATGAGCTTAAAATTCCA TATTCCTATCCAGAAGGAGGATATTTTGTTCTGGCAAATATGGCTTCGATCAAGCTTCCTGAGGACTATCCATTTCCATTACACATTTCAAGCAGGCCGCGGGACTTCAAGATTGCATACTTTCTAATTCGAGAGCTGGGAGTAGCGGCGATTCCTGTTTCAGAATTTTATAAAGAACAAAGTACGGTCGCTGCAACCAATTACCTTCGGTTTGCAGTTTGCAAGACAGATGAAGTTCTCGAACAAGCCAAAGCAAAATTGCAACAAGTTAAGAAATATATTGTTTAG
- a CDS encoding metallo-beta-lactamase superfamily domain-containing protein — translation MVHFRSLATLLVATLASGMASASFVQRQNKLRVETHVDSGLSFNMVSSIIIGSEAAVLIDVPLAVPEANELAAWVRSTTDKPLLAVFTTHFHPDHYLSGGAFLEHFPTAKYYANSRAIEHIKSEAPAQVARWQKTLGADNIVSNTSIPTAYDHTFFTLPGNEGEHIELVGLVSGDTVDETLFWIPSTRTLIAGDTVYSHELHIWLADLQTTALTSSWIAGLELIESMKPETIVAGHALSVQGSTAQRNLPYSQSYLKFWQKNIEAKGLDFYTPEQIVDKFNSTFPGLMGNLVSATLLNITAGQFGKGGTRQYRGIDLPAYNNATYLEAWKI, via the exons ATGGTTCATTTTCGTTCCCTTGCCACTCTGCTGGTGGCCACCCTTGCCAGTGGCATGGCCAGCGCAAGCTTTGTACAGAGGCAGAATAAGCTTCGTGTCGAGACACACGTTGACTCTGGCCTCAGTTTCAATATGGTATCATCAATTATTATTGGATCCGAGGCAGCAGTGCTGATTGATGTACCACTTGCTGTCCCTGAAGCAAATGAATTGGCAGCGTGGGTGCGAAGCACCACGGACAAGCCTCTCCTTGCCGTGTTTACCACGCACTTTCATCCCGATCACTACCTAAGTGGAGGCGCATTCCTCGAGCATTTTCCCACTGCAAAGTATTACGCCAACAGCAGGGCCATTGAACATATCAAGAGCGAGGCTCCTGCACAG GTTGCAAGATGGCAAAAGACGCTTGGTGCCGACAATATTGTGTCCAATACCTCCATACCAACCGCCTATGACCATACCTTTTTTACGTTACCCGGTAACGAAGGCGAACACATTGAACTTGTGGGCCTTGTTAGCGGCGACACAGTTGACGAGACGCTCTTCTGGATCCCTTCCACCCGAACCTTGATTGCGGGCGACACCGTCTACAGCCACGAGCTGCACATTTGGCTTGCAGATTTGCAAACGACTGCCCTTACTTCATCTTGGATCGCAGGATTAGAACTGATTGAGTCTATGAAGCCCGAAACTATTGTCGCTGGGCATGCGCTTTCCGTCCAGGGTTCTACAGCGCAGCGGAATCTTCCCTACAGCCAGTCCTACCTTAAGTTTTGGCAGAAGAATATTGAAGCTAAAGGTCTCGATTTCTACACCCCGGAGCAAATTGTGGACAAATTCAATAGCACGTTCCCTGGACTGATGGGTAATCTTGTATCAGCGACGTTGCTCAATATTACCGCTGGACAGTTTGGAAAGGGCGGCACACGTCAATACCGTGGTATTGATTTGCCTGCATATAATAACGCAACGTATTTAGAAGCTTGGAAGATCTAA
- a CDS encoding eukaryotic aspartyl protease domain-containing protein: MLFSSIAIVAAATAALASPVKPSAKTAALSVKRVSNVKSLKNIVQKGQARINKINGVKDIEARASGPVTNEDVSYVASVTIGGQSWDLIVDTGSSNTWCGAQRSCEPSSTGKSTGGSVQVSYGSGSFSGTEYKDTVSFGGLTVTSQSVGAARSSSGFSGVDGIIGFGPVDLTEDTVSNANTVPTFLDNLYSQGSISTEVLGVSFKPESGSDSDDTNGELTLGGTDSSKYTGSLTYFSTLKSGSAAPYWGISIASFTYGSTTLASSATGIVDTGTTLIYIPTKAYNAFLSAAGGKTDSSSGLAVFSKAPTSNFAIKFGSTTYTLTPSQYLVPTAQYSFYGLSSGKYYAWINDGGSSGVNTIIGQKFLENYYSVFDTTNGRIGFATAA; the protein is encoded by the exons atgctcttctcttctattGCCATTGTTGCGGCAGCAACTGCTGCCTTGGCATCGCCGGTAAAGCCAAGTGCCAAGACTGCCGCGCTATCAGTGAAGCGTGTCTCGAACGTCAAATCATTGAAGAATATTGTCCAAAAGGGCCAAGCAcgcatcaacaagatcaaTGGCGTCAAGGACATCGAGGCCAGAGCTAGCGGCCCAGTTACCAACGAGGATGTTAGCTATGTTGCCTCAGTCACTATCGGTGGTCAATCTTGGGACCTCATCGTCGACACTGGAT CTTCAAACACGTGGTGTGGTGCCCAACGCTCATGCGAGCCTTCATCTACTGGCAAGTCCACGGGCGGTTCCGTCCAGGTTAGCTATGGTTCCGGCTCCTTCTCCGGCACCGAGTACAAGGACACAGTTAGCTTCGGTGGTTTGACTGTCACATCACAGTCGGTTGGAGCTGCCCGTTCATCCTCTGGCTTTTCAGGTGTCGATGGAATTATTGGCTTTGGTCCGGTGGATCTCACTGAGGACACCGtctccaacgccaacacGGTTCCAACCTTCCTGGATAATCTCTACAGCCAAGGTTCCATCTCGACTGAGGTGCTGGGTGTTTCCTTCAAGCCAGAGTCTGGCAGTGACAGCGATGACACCAACGGCGAGTTGACCCTCGGCGGTACTGATAGCTCCAAGTACACGGGCTCTCTCACCTACTTCTCAACTCTCAAGAGTGGCTCTGCTGCTCCCTACTGGGGCATCTCTATTGCTAGTTTCACCTACGGCTCGACGACCCTCGCATCGTCTGCGACCGGCATTGTCGACACTGGTACTACGCTCATCTACATCCCCACCAAGGCTTACAATGCATTCCTGTCTGCCGCTGGTGGCAAGACTGACAGCTCTTCTggcctcgccgtcttctcaaAAGCGCCAACATCCAACTTTGCTATCAAGTTTGGCTCAACGACCTACACCCTCACACCTTCTCAATACTTGGTTCCCACCGCTCAGTACAGCTTCTACGGACTCAGCTCTGGAAAGTACTACGCTTGGATTAACGACGGTGGCAGCTCGGGTGTGAACACCATTATTGGTCAGAAGTTCCTGGAAAACTACTACTCCGTTTTTGATACTACCAACGGCCGCATCGGCTTTGCTACCGCCGCTTAA
- a CDS encoding ribonuclease t2 family domain-containing protein, with protein MPTLWPYHIRLTLVLVALACLVAGAAASCTGHSDSCASNPIPDKRFSAVNYHVDTCNLKWTRGCTILGKDKSMQQKPPPFSLCDGKHKPAGLLPTDGYTLALQQNDFAPGSPKVTLHGLWPGSQGGSGEKNQPYGCKHGEEFDESYLTIFGSLLHYYWPTDAKYNNTMQCFILSEWMKHGTCAVIPGADGSAFRMPQEAYYRTAFVLTNEYNANPALQKRLKDIEPIISASCVQCAYLATIGWTDNTVNSVPRMSRECIDQCFACSDSWANCPPANLDSTVLLDPTNAPMPIQNYSIPNVGFGMPELSSDIISPWKGTWRSFGAEQHGSGKFEFAQTFTEDTLTVTTDSPYPQTCAYGPRSDREIVLKNCGTNHHLEDCLIKRLPDISGLEVAFFACNHTGLPAPVDFYAAMDTPNCGNFLMFRCKSSLAPGCVFSPDINPAAASLQHSPVSKASKPSPLSPYQPGIAGVPSALLGIWRSLQVSNHYQEGLARWNFTADGQASLEWPNYPSRGVQRYAVTHSDDGHNTIFLASTSGSITTCHFQFQYHPVYSYATLRCGAPNRLAPDDVEESFLPPHTQWAMGRCNPCSLHCSYSCGPENDYCGAGSCDPAKSVPSMRSPQPRDVTDLLQIRHDWCTPDDSSCWPTKTAIQELEQELDPNEPRLGLKWASYPQPQPAPVPTGSFNNQSFYGLGNTATGFKALYYYEDVNEMRRSCFKASSNSTEWNNVSDMCKAALHQNEYRDWNPFIVVFPLNERHVARALNFAVRHRLCISTSGSGHEYNSRNSCPTGGILIRTILLKDKSFISKWEEDPVLAPSGAFKFGAGAVFAEMHAFSKQYNRVIASGWCSTVGMVGFHLGGGHGPFGPSMGLGVDNVLEIEVMQVGQDAHGQPVVHKKVASRRHNPQLFWAMRGGGGGVWGVILSMTIRAHAVPDGGLSHVLMIQNGTFCPDSSPFGYEWLRAMWNRFSAWTLLLNSKVSTQAAFFIDTSNYKTGGLCAVTWKFNFEYFYAGGEKEPNYRLFRDRLKSVLEVTAIEERNFKSAYDYVLSMPADKFLLAVGNPLPAPHPPSDNATGSQNSVFVSRQAMETKFAPTMMEVLDICVASLKNPDTTSPDPTGHRCGFHYLYTSLTGNLGSPQPGDTAISPGFRSAVMLWNARTLTTQQSMHTLYRIGPNSYFSESSYVMHNWTSRYWGQALYQQLLAIKKAHDPGNHLWCHHCVGDNPDDAYGDPLSDVAGLV; from the coding sequence ATGCCAACGCTATGGCCGTATCACATACGCCTTACATTGGtcttggtggcattggcgTGTCTGGTCGCTGGTGCTGCCGCCTCATGTACCGGTCATTCGGACAGTTGTGCCTCCAACCCGATTCCTGACAAGCGCTTCAGTGCCGTCAATTATCACGTTGATACGTGCAACCTTAAGTGGACGCGGGGATGCACCATTTTGGGTAAAGACAAAAGCATGCAGCAGAAACCACCTCCCTTCTCTCTGTGCGATGGCAAGCACAAGCCTGCAGGGCTGCTGCCTACCGACGGCTACACGCTGGCATTGCAGCAGAATGACTTTGCCCCGGGCTCACCTAAAGTCACGTTGCACGGACTGTGGCCTGGTTCCCAAGGTGGGAGTGGAGAAAAGAATCAGCCCTATGGCTGTAAGCATGGTGAAGAATTCGACGAATCGTATCTCACAATTTTTGGAAGTCTGTTGCATTACTATTGGCCGACCGACGCCAAGTATAACAACACCATGCAGTGTTTCATCCTGTCCGAGTGGATGAAGCACGGCACATGTGCCGTCATACCTGGGGCTGACGGCAGTGCGTTTCGCATGCCACAGGAAGCATATTACCGCACAGCTTTCGTGCTGACCAATGAGTACAACGCCAACCCGGCTCTGCAGAAAAGGTTGAAGGATATAGAACCGATTATCAGTGCCAGCTGCGTGCAATGTGCATATCTCGCCACAATTGGCTGGACGGACAACACGGTGAATAGTGTCCCCAGGATGTCTCGCGAGTGCATTGATCAATGCTTTGCATGCAGTGACTCCTGGGCCAACTGCCCTCCCGCCAATCTCGACAGCACTGTCTTGCTTGATCCCACCAACGCACCCATGCCAATCCAGAATTATAGTATCCCCAATGTTGGGTTCGGGATGCCAGAGCTATCAAGTGACATAATCTCTCCCTGGAAGGGCACATGGCGTTCGTTTGGAGCTGAGCAGCACGGGTCTGGCAAGTTCGAATTCGCTCAGACTTTTACGGAGGACACTCTGACAGTCACCACTGACAGCCCTTACCCCCAAACGTGTGCTTACGGACCTCGATCCGACCGAGAAATTGTCTTGAAGAATTGTGGTACGAATCATCACTTGGAAGACTGCCTGATCAAGCGACTGCCAGACATTAGTGGCCTCGAGGTGGCCTTCTTCGCTTGTAACCACACTGGTCTCCCGGCACCTGTCGACTTTTACGCTGCAATGGACACTCCCAACTGTGGCAACTTCCTCATGTTTCGCTGCAAGTCGTCTTTGGCCCCGGGCTGTGTCTTCTCGCCCGACATTAACCCTGCCGCCGCTTCACTGCAGCACTCACCAGTCAGCAAGGCGTCTAAGCCCAGCCCTCTGAGCCCATATCAACCGGGCATTGCCGGTGTGCCTTCAGCACTGCTAGGCATATGGCGCTCGCTCCAAGTATCCAACCACTATCAAGAGGGCCTGGCTCGATGGAACTTCACTGCCGACGGCCAGGCATCACTAGAATGGCCAAATTACCCAAGTCGCGGAGTGCAGCGTTACGCAGTCACCCATTCAGACGATGGTCACAATACAATATTCCTCGCCAGCACCAGtggcagcatcaccacctGCCACTTCCAGTTCCAATATCATCCGGTCTATTCCTACGCTACTCTTCGTTGCGGTGCTCCGAATCGACTGGCGCCAGATGACGTAGAAGAAAGCTTCCTCCCGCCGCACACGCAATGGGCCATGGGCCGTTGCAACCCATGCAGCTTACATTGTTCTTATTCCTGTGGCCCTGAGAACGATTACTGCGGAGCTGGATCCTGCGACCCGGCCAAGTCGGTGCCATCCATGCGGTCCCCACAGCCACGCGATGTAACAGATCTGCTCCAGATACGCCACGATTGGTGCACGCCTGATGACTCGAGTTGCTGGCCCACCAAGACAGCCATCCAAGAGCTGGAGCAAGAGTTAGACCCCAATGAACCACGGCTCGGTCTCAAGTGGGCTAGTTAcccgcagccgcagccggcACCAGTGCCGACCGGCTCCTTCAACAACCAATCCTTTTATGGCCTGGGAAATACGGCTACGGGGTTTAAGGCCCTGTATTATTATGAGGATGTGAATGAGATGAGGCGCTCATGCTTCAAGGCATCCAGCAACTCCACAGAATGGAACAATGTGTCCGACATGTGCAAGGCGGCTCTCCACCAGAATGAGTACCGAGATTGGAATCCATTCATTGTGGTGTTCCCTCTCAACGAGCGACACGTTGCCAGAGCCTTGAACTTCGCCGTCCGTCACCGGTTATGCATCTCGACTTCCGGTTCAGGCCACGAGTACAACAGTCGTAACTCCTGCCCGACCGGCGGAATCCTCATCCGGACCATTTTGCTCAAAGACAAATCTTTCATCTCTAAGTGGGAGGAGGACCCAGTCCTTGCTCCGAGCGGTGCATTCAAGTTTGGCGCAGGCGCAGTCTTCGCCGAGATGCACGCCTTCTCTAAGCAGTATAACCGCGTCATTGCGTCGGGCTGGTGCTCCACGGTTGGCATGGTCGGTTTCCATCTCGGGGGCGGCCATGGCCCCTTTGGCCCCTCCATGGGACTCGGTGTGGACAATGTGCTGGAGATTGAAGTCATGCAAGTCGGTCAGGACGCGCACGGTCAACCGGTAGTCCACAAGAAGGTGGCCAGCCGACGGCACAACCCGCAGCTCTTCTGGGCCATGcgcggcggcggtggaggcGTGTGGGGTGTGATTCTCTCCATGACGATCCGAGCACACGCTGTCCCTGATGGTGGTCTCAGCCACGTCTTGATGATCCAAAACGGCACCTTCTGTCCCGATTCAAGTCCGTTTGGCTATGAGTGGCTGAGGGCCATGTGGAATCGATTCTCTGCTTGGACGCTCCTGTTGAATTCCAAGGTCAGCACGCAGGCAGCATTCTTCATCGATACTTCCAATTATAAGACCGGCGGTCTTTGCGCAGTCACATGGAAATTCAATTTCGAATATTTCTACGCAGGGGGTGAAAAGGAGCCGAATTACCGTCTATTCCGCGACCGACTCAAGTCAGTGCTGGAGGTGACGGCCATAGAGGAGCGTAACTTCAAGTCGGCCTATGACTACGTGCTCAGCATGCCGGCCGACAAATTTCTGCTCGCCGTCGGTAACCCTCTCCCTGCTCCACACCCGCCTTCTGACAATGCTACCGGCTCCCAAAATTCGGTTTTTGTGTCACGACAAGCCATGGAAACGAAGTTCGCCCCCACGATGATGGAGGTGCTGGATATTTGCGTGGCATCCTTGAAGAATCCTGACACAACTTCGCCAGATCCAACGGGTCATCGCTGTGGCTTTCACTACCTCTACACTTCGTTGACAGGCAATTTGGGGAGTCCACAGCCAGGCGATACGGCCATCTCACCTGGCTTTCGCTCAGCTGTGATGTTATGGAATGCGCGTACGTTGACCACCCAACAGTCAATGCACACTTTGTATCGCATTGGTCCGAACAGCTATTTCTCTGAGAGCTCCTACGTCATGCACAATTGGACATCTCGCTATTGGGGCCAGGCATTATACCAacagctgctggccatcaAGAAAGCGCACGACCCGGGCAACCATTTGTGGTGCCATCACTGCGTCGGAGACAATCCAGATGATGCTTACGGAGATCCACTCAGTGATGTAGCTGGTTTGGTCTAG
- a CDS encoding phosphoenolpyruvate phosphomutase domain-containing protein has product MKPYPFQFNSMSSPKAEPNRGSRLVEEAGFPYIFLGGFMVASSFGLPDTGYIAFQEMVNRIQEVKRQTTIPIIADGDTGYGSPVNVRRTVQGFAMAGAAGIMIEDQTWPKRCGHTKGKSVVSREEAFARIQAAVDARNEGVDIVINARTDSFILGWDEAIYRAKKFIEIGADMVFLEALPDRETMKKTVEALNFPVMANIIEGGLTDNLSAEELGKIGFSIAVYPFTMVAARVKAVREALERLKASFTAGAPPRIMSAGEVCEAVGFNKYWELEEKYKY; this is encoded by the exons ATGAAACCCTATCCATTCCAATTCAACAGCATGTCCTCGCCAAAAGCTGAACCAAACAGAG GATCACGCCTGGTCGAAGAAGCTGGGTTCCCGTACATATTTTTGGGTGGATTCATGGTCGCGTCTAGCTTTGGATTACCAGATACT GGATACATTGCCTTTCAAGAAATGGTCAACCGCATTCAAGAAGTCAAACGACAAACTACGATTCCTATCATTGCAGATGGAGATACTGGATACGGTTCTCCTGTAAATGTTAGGCGCACAGTCCAAGGTTTCGCCATGGCTGGTGCAGCGGGTATCATGATCGAAGATCAGACTTGGCCGAAGCGATGTGGCCATACTAAAGGAAAATCTGTAGTGTCCAGGGAGGAGGCCTTCGCACGAATCCAAGCAGCTGTGGATGCCCGCAATGAAGGAGTCGATATTGTTATCAACGCTCGCACGGATTCTTTTATCCTCGGATGGGACGAAGCAATTTATCGAGCAAAGAAGTTCATTGAGATTGGAGCAGACATGGTTTTCCTAGAGGCTCTTCCAGATAGagagacgatgaagaagacggttgAGGCCCTCAATTTCCCCGTCATGGCTAACATTATTGAAGGTGGCTTGACAGATAACCTCTCAGCTGAAGAGCTTGGCAAAATTGGTTTCTCAATAGCTGTATATCCCTTTACAATGGTGGCAGCTAGAGTCAAGGCTGTGAGGGAGGCTTTGGAGCGTTTGAAAGCGAGTTTCACAGCTGGGGCACCTCCACGTATCATGTCTGCCGGAGAGGTCTGTGAGGCTGTTGGCTTCAACAAGTActgggagctggaagagaagTATAAATATTAG
- a CDS encoding sugar transporter domain-containing protein, whose product MTVEFSSAGEMEAQVQDASHIERNRPTAGQYIMTRLTTLKPPMNKTPNPLKLFFLLNKQQWLFFLVGFAGWTWDAFDFFTVPLTVTEIAQSFNKGNSDITWGITLVLMFRSIGAAIFGVAADRYGRKWPFIINNILFVVFEMATGFCQTYVQFLVVRALYGIAMGGLYGNAAATALEDCPPAARGLFSGILQQGYAFGYLLATAFSRALVNTTPHGWRPLYWFGAGPPVLIILLRLCLPETETFLERKRIREQEPSAAQTFMKEGKIAVKQHWLLLIYLVLLMAGLNFLAHGTQDLYPTLLKNQYNFSATTVTIVQVVSNFGAIIGGTIVGYCSQIFGRRLSMLCMFVLGAALLYPYTFIHTKAIIAAALFQQFAIQGTCGVVPIHLMELSPAALRTFVVGTSYQLGNLASSASSTIEATIGQRFPLAWGTY is encoded by the exons ATGACAGTGGAATTCAGCTCTGCTGGTGAGATGGAAGCCCAAGTCCAAGATGCGTCTCATATTGAACGAAATCGGCCTACGGCTGGTCAATACATCATGACCAGGTTAACAACGCTGAAACCTCCAATGAACAAAACTCCAAATCCTCTGAAATTATTTTTCCTGTTAAACAAACAACAATGGCTATTCTTTCTCGTCGGGTTCGCTGGCTGGACTTGGGACGCCTTTGATTTCTTCACGGTCCCTTTGACAGTCACGGAGATTGCCCAATCGTTCAACAAGGGTAATTCAGACATTACTTGGGGTATCACTCTTGTTCTCATGTTCAGGTCTATTGGAGCGGCCATCTTTGGAGTTGCAGCAGACAGATACGGAAGAAAATG GCCCTTCATTATCAACAACATCCTCTTTGTCGTGTTTGAAATGGCTACCGGATTCTGTCAGACATATGTCCAATTCCTAGTGGTCAGAGCATTATATGGAATTGCTATGGGTGGCTTATACGGAAATGCCGCTGCAACCGCTCTGGAAGACTGTCCCCCTGCCGCACGCGGTCTCTTTTCTGGCATACTCCAACAAGGTTATGCCTTTGGATATCTCCTCGCGACTGCTTTTTCAAGAGCTTTGGTTAATACGACTCCTCACGGCTGGAGGCCACTGTACTGGTTTGGGGCGGGCCCTCCTGTCCTCATCATTCTTTTGAGATTATGTCTCCCTGAGACAGAGACTTTTCTGGAACGTAAAAGAATTCGAGAGCAGGAGCCTTCTGCTGCACAAACATTCATGAAAGAAGGGAAAATAGCTGTGAAGCAACACTGGCTACTCTTGATCTACCTTGTATTGCTTATGGCAGGGCTCAACTTTTTG GCACATGGGACGCAAGATCTGTATCCGACATTATTGAAGAACCAATACAATTTCTCGGCTACCACGGTAACTATCGTGCAAGTCGTTTCCAACTTTGGAGCCATTATCGGAGGTACAATCGTTGGATACTGCTCCCAAATATTTGGACGAAGACTCAGTATGCTCTGCATGTTTGTGTTGGGAGCTGCGTTGCTATATCCGTACACATTTATCCATACGAAGGCTATCATTGCTGCAGCACTTTTTCAGCAATTCGCTATTCAGGGTACCTGTGGCGTCGTGCCAATTCATTTAATGGAACTTTCGCCCGCAGCTCTCCGAACCTTCGTTGTGGGTACCTCGTATCAGTTGGGCAACCTTGCCTCGTCTGCTTCATCAACTATCGAAGCTACCATTGGACAAAGGTTTCCTCTGG CGTGGGGAACATATTGA
- a CDS encoding FAD binding domain-containing protein, with translation MTSLSYDVIVVGGGNAALVAALSAHEAGSRTAILEAAPKAYRGGNSRFASAAFRIVHNGMEDIEPLIHPDWKYLAKRARLVPFTKERYANEMLETSRGHCDKEAMHVMFDHSYDTVKWMRDQGVRWKLALSKFFSEDQITQDVVDINPGLCLIADNEGIGLTDNLWAAVEKSSIDAHYSSPAYDLITNGDNILGVRARQKDGFVDFKGQVILACGGFEASPRLRRQYLGQGWDLAKVRGCRYNTGTMIENAISHGAQATGHWGGCHAVPVDHNAPAVGDLRLTDKTSRYSYPFAIMVNKDGQRFVNEGENTFELTYAAIGEQIAKQKEAVAFQIFDQKVLKTLEPRYSTATPVVDDTLEGLAQKLGLNVKQFVDTVREFNAAVPKTGQFDPFHLDGLSTRTKLAIPKTNWAQAIDQGPFVAYAVTCGITFTYGGLKTDPYAHVLNNEGEKMPGLWAVGEISGGFFAFNYPGAAGLVKGAVFGRLAGQAAARRAKDQNRA, from the exons ATGACAAGTCTTTCATATGATGTCATTGTggtcggcggcggcaacgcAGCCCTCGTTGCAGCTCTCTCTGCTCACGAAGCTGGCTCCAGAACTGCCATCCTCGAAGCAGCCCCCAAAGCTTACCGTGGCGGAAACAGTCGTTTTGCGTCTGCTGCATTCAGGATCGTCCACAATGGCATGGAGGATATTGAGCCACTGATTCACCCAGATTGGAAATATCTCGCCAAGCGCGCAAGGCTCGTGCCCTTCACCAAGGAGCGATATGCAAATGAGATGTTGGAGACTTCTCGCGGTCACTGCGATAAAGAGGCAATGCATGTCATGTTTGATCATTCCTATGATACCGTAAAGTGGATGCGCGACCAGGGAGTGCGATGGAAGCTTGCACTCAGTAAGTTCTTCAGCGAAGATCAAATCACACAAGATGTTGTGGACATCAACCCAGGGCTTTGTTTAATTGCCGATAACGAAGGCATTGGTCTGACCGACAATCTTTGGGCGGCTGTAGAGAAGAGTTCCATTGATGCTCACTACTCTTCTCCTGCTTATGATCTTATTACCAATGGCGACAACATCCTCGGAGTTCGCGCGCGACAGAAGGACGGCTTTGTCGATTTCAAGGGCCAGGTCATTCTGGCATGTGGTGGCTTCGAGGCATCGCCCCGCCTTCGTCGTCAGTACCTTGGGCAAGGGTGGGATCTGGCTAAAGTCCGTGGATGCCGCTATAATACGGGCACCATGATTGAGAATGCCATCTCTCACGGAGCACAAGCTACAGGCCACTGGGGCGGTTGTCATGCTGTTCCCGTCGACCACAATGCCCCCGCGGTTGGCGATCTCAGGCTGACTGACAAAACGAGCCGATATTCCTATCCTTTTGCCATAATGGTTAACAAAGACGGACAGAGATTTGTGAATGAGGGCGAGAACACGTTCGAGCTCACTTACGCTGCCATTGGAGAGCAGATTGCCaagcagaaagaagcagTCGCATTCCAGATCTTCGACCAGAAAGTCCTCAAGACTTTGGAGCCGCGTTACTCGACCGCCACACCTGTAGTTGATGATACTTTAGAGGGACTTGCTCAAAAGCTTGGACTGAATGTAAAGCAATTTGTTGATACGGTTCGAGAATTCAACGCTGCAGTGCCAAAGACGGGCCAGTTCGACCCCTTCCACTTGGATGGTCTATCCACAAGAACAAAGTTGGCTATCCCCAAGACCAACTGGGCCCAGGCGATTGATCAAGGCCCTTTCGTTGCATACGCTGTTACATGTG GCATTACGTTCACATACGGCGGCCTCAAGACTGACCCCTACGCTCACGTTCTTAACaatgaaggagagaagatgccTGGTCTCTGGGCTGTCGGTGAGATTAGTGGAGGTTTCTTTGCATTCAACTACCCTGGCGCTGCGGGTCTAGTTAAGGGTGCAGTGTTTGGGCGACTGGCTGGTCAAGCTGCGGCGAGAAGGGCAAAAGATCAGAATAGGGCGTAG